In Euphorbia lathyris chromosome 2, ddEupLath1.1, whole genome shotgun sequence, the sequence ATATTATCTGCACTTCTCCCGTAGTCTAATTTATCACTCTTTATGATGAGAAAGTATTAGCTTCAAAAAGCGTTGTACTTGTTGGTTTCTAATAAAATGAAAACAGGGATTTGACATTGGTGTTTTTTGAGAAATAGAAGACTAGTAAGGACTTTATGTGAGTTCCTGATGGTTGATTTGCCCTTCGTCCAATGCTTCATAAATGCAACTGTCACAACACGTTTCTTTGGACGTTTTTTTAAGTTGCCGGTGGTTCCTTTTTGTGTGCCATGCGGTGTTGTGAGCATGGGTTTTTTCCGGGCTCGATAACAAATAGGTTTATAAGAGAGCCTAAATATAACTTAGTGACTTAGACTAGATGAAAATCACTTTCAAATTGAGTCATAGCCCTACACGTCAGGGCATAGGCAATCCCCGTTTAGTTCGTATGGTTTAGAACAATAAGAACGTCCCAGCTGGTCTGATTTTCAATCACGATACTGCTCTGTTTCGAGCTGGAACCAAGCTCAGTTATGTTCGACGCCTGTCAGTCTATCTTCTCCGACTGTCCGTCCAGCTGCTAAGTAGTGTCCGCCTTCGCCTGATATTTTGAAGTGTAATATTAATGCTGCAATTTTCCTTGCTCAAGGGACTGCTAGTTCTGATTTCGTTATCAGAGATAATTCTAGTAACTTGTGATGAGTGTCTTAGTGTGCCAGAAGCGTTGAGTCGGTTGAAAAAACACAATTACAAAGATATTATCCTCGAACCTGATTCTTAAACATTTATTAATACTTTCATAGTATAGATGGCACAGATTCTGTGTTTGGAAAATCCCAATTTAGTTCGTATGGTTCGGAACAATAAGAACACCTGGTTACCCTGATTTTCAATCACGATACTGCTCTATTTTCGAGCTGGAACCAAGCTCAGTTATGTTCGACGCATTCTGGTCTGTCTTCTTCGACTGCCCATCCAGCTTCTAAGTGGTGCCCGCCTTTGTTTGGTAATGTTGAAGTGTAATATCGATGCTGCAAGTTTCCCTACTAAAGGCTCTGCTAGTTTTTGGTTTCGTTATCAGAGATAATTATAGTAACTTGTGATGAGTGTATTAGTGTGTGGAAAGCGTTGAGTTGGTTGAACAACCACAATTACAAAGTTATTATTCTGGAATCTGATTCTCAAACATTTGTTAATATTTTTCATATTATGAGGTAtattttgtgtttattttatTATCTCTGATTGAAAATCCTTTTGTGCGGATATCATTAATTGTCGTATTAGTTTTGTTAGTTAATCAACGAATCCTGTAACACATACTTTAGCAAGAGCCGCCAGTCTGAGTCTGGTTGTGGAGTTTGTGACCATATgctctcatttttttttataatgttttacttgagaattttatttttctttaaaaaaaaaatagaataaaagatTGTGATTTGAATTAAAAATAAGGAAATAATGTAGTAAAGAAATTGGATAAGTACATTTTGTAAAATTAATTCTTAATCCTCTAAATCCACATATTTGAATGGTTAAAAATTTGAAGATTAATTTAGAGGGTTCATATCTTTACTCCTCCTAACCCACCATTCAATCACACCCTAAAATAactattaatatataaatatttctcaaaattaaccAGTCATAACAAGTTATGCAATTTCAaaattttgatattttgttGTCTAGAATTAAATTGTTGACTGTGTCTCTTAACTCACCCCACGTCtaattgaatttatttttctttcttttaataGCAAAACATATATTATTCtatgaagagaaaaaaaaaatacatcaaGAACAATAGAAGAAACACATATATCTAAATAGGCCAAAGTCAAATAATAAATTCTATGTAATGGTCTGTTTTCATACTATGCGGATATTATCGAATTTGATCCAAATTCAATACTTTTTGCACCGGTCCAAATCCAATACCTTATATCATCAATTAATATTGGTTTGAGTGGTATAAGGGTCTCTATTTGCTTAAATTAGGTTTTAGGTTCGATTTCTAGTGTATGTAGAAAAATCTTGACGAGGAGATGAGTCATTTAAAGGTTGCATGAACACCGAGTAATCAGATCAGAATGGCACAAAAAATCTTAGACACGAAAATGGTTAATAATTGAAAACGGAAAAAACAcgtgaaaatagaaaaaatatgaaaaattggAAAAACTATAAGGTATCTTTAcgtaaaaaaacatgaaaacggaaaaacacaaaaatgataaatacgtgaaaaatggtaaaaacgtaattttttttgaaaaaaacatgaaaaatggaaaaatgcgaaaaaatgaaaaaaatgtgaaatactAATGGTAATAATTTAAATTCACATTTCGTGTTTTTACATTATTtccaggttttttttttttgcattttcgtatttttattgttttcataGTTTTAAAACGCATCTACATGTATTTAAAATCTACCTGATTAATAAGTCTCTGTCACTTTCTCTCTAATTTCAATATGAGATTTAGTTTATTCCTTCCTCCGTCCATGCTCAAGCTTCTACCCCGACGACACTTATATCAGACCAGGTCGTTATAGGCCCACCAACTTCTATCTGGTTCATTTAGCATGTACCAACACATTGCACATCCACATGGATAAATTTCGGTACCAATTATAATGGTCAAACTCAATACTATGTAGATATTATCCGATTTGGTCCAAATTCAATATTTTAAACCTAATGAATTTAAAACGCTCCTGCATGTATGGAAAGCACACTCTATCTATCTATTTCGGTATGAAATTCAGTTTATTTTTACTTGATCGCTATCTTTTAACTCCGCTATTTGTTCAAATGATTgtcaaatatataattaatacaaTATTTAATCCATGGCCCATAAGAATGTTGAAATATATTTTCGTATCTCAGCAGAGATCTAGCAAGTTTGTCTTGTTCTTAACGAACATAATGACACGTGGATGTTGACAATTGGATGAATTTGAAGATACGAAGTAGTCACTTGTTCTATAAATAGGTACAGACAACTGAAACTCAAGAACAACAAGAAGAAGTAGTTtcaaattaaaactaaaaattaatggCCATTCTCCTTCAAAATTCAATCTCTTTCACCATTAAAATTGTTTCATTTCTGCTTCTGTTGAACTCATTCTGCTACTCTTTCAAACCCAAATTCTTCAATGTTTCAAACCTTCAATCTGATTCTGATTGGGCTTCTGGTGGGGCGACTTGGTATGGCAGTCCTACCGGTGCCGGAAGTGATGGTACGTAACAATCCAGTTCAATACTATACAGATATTGTAAGAGGCGGGCCGACACTATGGCTGGGAGGAATCTTGACCCCTAATCATcctaaaaatacattttaatatgATGGGCGAAGGATTTTGTCCCATCAAAATCCCCAACCGCCCCAACAAttccttttaaaattttattaacttTATCATTGGCCCTCTATATTATTCTCTTTGATCTAAATCCAACATTTTAAAAGAGTGTTtggttacctacttttcacttttttacttttaaaaggcagaagttttaggtatttggttagacacctcctgtttgctttttaccacttaaaagtagctttttacaaaagcagataatccctgcttttttttttgtaaaagtaGCTTCTTCGAAAAGGCTAAACAGCAAACGGTAATAGTAAACAGTAAACAAAAAGGCAAATAGCAAACCGCAATAGTAAACAGTAAACAAGAACATTAAACAACAAACAGGAAATAGTCAGACGGACCCTAAGTCTCACCATATTAAAATGTGTGTCTACATATATTATAGATCCACTTTATCCAACGAATTTCTCCCCATTTTCAAAGTGAGATTCAATTCATTCTTACCCATCGTCATCCTTTAAAACTGCTTTTTGCTTGAACCTTCTACACTGGCGTCATTCATTTTACATATTggtttattatatattatcattgattatgaaaaacaaatttaattaactaattggTAAAAATGAATATTTGTAGGTGGAGCTTGTGGGTATCAAAATGCAGTAGATGAACCTCCATTTTCTTCCAAGATAGCAGCTGGAGGTCCTTCTTTATTCAAATCTGGCAAAGGTTGTGGAGCTTGCTATCAGGTATATATTACTCTTAATTTCTAATACGATAACACGATTTACAGatatcatatataatatatacagATTACATAATACAATTATGATACGGTAATCTATTTTGATATTTCTACGGTAATTAGGTGCAGGTCACGTTATCCGTTACTATATAGTTTAAGTTATTTAATATGTGATTAGAGATTGATTATTATGTGTAATTTTTCAGGTGAAATGTACATCTAATTCTGCATGTTCAGGGAATCCGGTGAAAGTTGTCATAACGGATGAGTGTCCTGCAGGTGGACCTTGTACTGCTGAATCTGTTCATTTTGATTTAAGTGGTACAGCTTTTGGTGCCATGGCTGTTTCTGACAAGGCCGATCAACTTCGTGACGCCGGAGTTTTGCGGATTCAGTATAAGAGGTGAATTCTACTTAAAAATTGACTTCTGACTTCAAACTAAGAATATAGTGAtagatataatatataattttagatATCATTAATAAAGTCATTTCCTCAATAACAAATCTCGTTATTTCACTTTACTTAAACGCCATGTTATCAATCTCTCGTTATCAAATATACGTAACACATGTTGTATTACATCTTGTTCGGATTCTTATCACATGTTATGCACCTTCTACAccaacaaataaaagaaacctAAATATTATGTGAAGTTTAAAGATATTGCACATTCCTATTCTTATTCTGATATTGCaaattaaaaaaacttaaaactCTTGTTTTTCTAACCACTTCATGCAATTTCGGTAGAATACGAGAACAAaatatttaagttttttttttattacggATGTTTTAAATTGGCTTAACTTTTAAACGTTACACCTCAATTTAAACATTTATGATGTTAgaaatatatatacttttttaaCCCGACAATGATAAGAATATTTTTATagttaatttttaggaaaaaagaATTTCAACCTAACACCAGTAgaaatcttttatatatatgacATAATTCTTTAGTTTTATAAAAATACTCTATTTGTCAAACttgctttttgtttttttctactATGAATCTATGTTCCACAATGTTGGGCATagactttgttttttcttttttttttgaaacaagcaTAGACTTTGTTAATTGGAGCAATTTAATCCCACATTttcaatataatatatagaattgaattaattaattaagtaattaatcaaTCATATATTGttaattaacataaaataatttaattttggcAGAGTTGAGTGTAATTATCCAGGGAGAAGTCTATCTTTCCATGTAGATGTTGGATCCAACCCCTACTATTTTGCAACTCTAGTTGAATATGAAGATGGAGATGGTGAAGTTGGCTCTATTCAACTTAAACAAGCTCTAGACTCAAGCTCATGGGTTCCCTTACAACAATCATGGGGTGCCGTTTGGCGGCTTAATTCCGGTTCAGTTTTACGCGCCCCGTTGTCTCTCAAGCTAACCTCTCTTGAGTCCGGAGAGACCATCATTGCGAGCAATGTAATTCCAGCGGGTTGGCAGCCCGGAAAAACTTATCGGTCCATTGTTAATTTCTAAGTTAATTATCTCAATTATGAAAGTgagatgattttaattaattagtatgTTAATGTAGTATTTCCATGGAGCAGACTTGGTATATGAGTCCACATGGAAATTTGCTAATTGAagctataaatataaataaaattatgtaTTGAAATTATTATGAATGTATACATATAAGAAGTATTGATAAGTGACATTCTTAATGAATCAATAAAGATTGTAGTTTGGGAAAACTCAATAATGTATTATTGCAACATTATTAGGTATTTATATACAAAGTGGTATAGATGCTAATAGGTCCCTGAACTAATATGCTAATAGGTCCCTAAACTATTATCTATATACAATTACATACAttacactccccctcaagctggagcaTAGATATTTGACATGCCCtgtaatttacccgaacccCATTTAAGGCTTTGGTAAAAATGTCTCCAAGCTGTTCATTGGTGCCAATATAGGCTGTAGCAATGATGTTTTCTTCTAGCTTTTCACGAACAAAGTGACAATCTATTTCAATGTGCTTAGTACGTTCATGGAACACAAGATTGGAAGCAATATGAAGAGCTGCTTGATTATCACACCATAATTTTGCCGGAGTGGTGACGTTGAACCCAAGTTCGGAGAGGAGATGACGAATCCACATAATCTCACACACTGATTGAGACATCGCTCGATATTCAGATTCTGCACTGGAGCGAGAAACAACATGTTGCTTCTTGCTCTTCCAAGAAATTAAATTACCTCCAACAAAGACACAATAACCGGTAGTGGATCTCCTATCATCTTTGTCTCCTGCCCAATCTGCATCAGAGAAACACTCAATCTGGGTATGACCATAATTCTTGTAAAGTAAGCCTTGGCCAGGAGTTCCCTTTAAGTAGCATAAGATCTGTTCCAGTGCAGTCCAGTGATCAACAGTGGGAGATGACATAAACTGGCTAACAACACTGACAGAATAGGCAATATCCGGTCTAGTCACTGTAAGATAGTTTAACTTTCCAATCAAACGCCTATATCTTCTAGGGTCTTCAAAGGGCTCTCCTTCTGATGTGAGATGCGCATTCGGTGTCATAGGTGCAATGCATGGCTTAGCTCCAGATTTTCCAGTTTCGGACAACAAATCAAGaacatattttctttgagaCAGGAAAATTCCTTTCTTACTCCTTGACACCTCAATTCCTAAGAAGTACTTCAAAGCTCCTAGATCCTTGGTATGAAATTGACCATGGAGAAATGATTTCAAAGACGAGATTCCTGACATGTCACTGCCTGTAATAACAATATCGTCTACATAGACGACCAAGAGAATGATACCTGAAGCAGAATGTTTATAAAAAACAGAGTGATCACACTTACACTTCTTCATCCCAAAAATCTCAATTGCTTGACTAAACTTTCCAAACCATGCTCGAGGACTTTGTTTCAACCCATATAGAGATTTGCGGAGACGACAAACTTTGCCATACTCCCCCTGAGCAACAAACCCTGGTGGTTGCTCCATGTAAACTTCTTCTTGAAGGTCCCCATGTAGGAAAGCATTTTTGATATCTAACTGATACAAGGGCCAATTAGAGTGAGCAGCTAGGGAGATAAAGAGACGAATAGAGCCCATTTTAGCCACTGGGGAGAAGGTGTCAGAATAATCAACCCCATAAGTCTGAGCAAAGCCTTTTGCAACAAGGCGAGCCTTTAGTCGAGCAACAGAACCATCGGAGTTAACTTTCACAGCGAATACCCAACGACATCCAATAGGTTTCTTACCAACATGTAAATGTACCAAGTCCCAAGTACCATTAGCATCCAAAGCATTCATTTCATCAATCATGGCGTGGCGCCAGCCCGGATGGGACAACGCCTCAGATACAGATTTAGGAGTAGTAGTAGAGTCAAGGGAAGCAACAAAAGACTGTGAAGGAGAAGATAAGCGCTCATAGGAAACAAAAGCAGAAATAGGATGGGTGCAAGATCTTGTACCTTTACGAAGGGCAATGGGAAGTTCATCAGTGGTTTGGCTTGACTCGGGAGCAGGATCTGAAGGCGGAGCAGAAATTGGTACTGGATCAGAAGCAGGAGGTCTCTCACGTCGTGAATATACCTGAGTAATTGGTGGCTTAGAGGGACATCCATCCGAGACCTGGTGAACGTGATAGACCAGCTCATCATCAACATCAGTATCACCTGTGGAGATATCAGACGACATGGGAAAGAAGGGAAGATGTTCCATAAACGTGACATCAGAAGATACAAGATATTTATCAAGAGAAGGAGAAAAACAACGATACCCTTTTTGAAGACGAGAGTATCCAAGGAAGACACATTTAAGGGCTTTGGGGTCAAGTTTAGTGACTTGTGGACGAACATCTCGAACAAAGCAAGTACACCCAAAAATACGAGGTGACACAGGAAACACAGGTTTATGAGGAAAGAGAGTACCATACGGAGTCTCACCTTGTAACACGGAAGAAGGCATACGATTGATCAGAAAACATGCTATAGAGACAGCATCAGCCCAAAAATGTTTAGGAACACGTGTTTGAAATAGAAGAGCTCTAGTAGTTTCAAGAAGATGACGATTCTTGCGTTCAGCAACACCATTTTGGGATGGTGTATCAACGCAGGAAGATTGATGGAGAATACCATTCTGGATCATGAAAGACTGAAATTGTCCAGAAAAGTATTCTTTTGCATTGTCACTTCGGAGTATATGAACAGAAACATTAAATTGTGTTTTAATCTCAGCACAAAAAGTAGTAAAATGAGTAAATAATTCAGAACGACTTTTCATTAAATATAAACAAGTAGTTCGAGAATAATCATCcataaaagtaacaaaatatctgaaaccAGGTTTCGACACAACGGAACAAGGACCCCAAACATCAGAATGAACTAATTCAAACAGAAAACTGGACCTTTTATTGACTTGGGGAGGGGAAAACAAACGGTGATGTTTAGCAAACTGACACGACTCACAATCTAAACTAGACAAATCCTGAAACTGAGGACATAATTTCTTCAACACTGGTAGAGACGGATGTCCCAACCGATaatgttcatcaaaaggtaattcagAATTACCTGTCACATGGTCTGTTGCACCAGAATCAATGACCCACTTTGAAGACGAAGAAATGAGGCACTTATTAGAATTACCTGAATCAGCATAGCAGTGATAGGTGAAGTAGAATGCTGAGGAGCTAATGATTCTTGATACTTAGCATACTGATCTGCAGTAAGGGTGTAGGTCGGGCCAGAGGATGTAGCATCACTAGTGACAATGTGAGCAGACCGGTGCCTGTGCTGCCCTTTTGCCTTAAGTTTGGGACAAGTACGCGTGGTATGACCCGGCTCATGACAGTAATAGCACTCAAAGACTCTGTTCCCTTCAGTTGGATATCTGGTATCCTGAGTACCACCTTTAGTCGGACCCTTATAAGAGCGGTCAGATGAAGGCTTGTGGCTGACTAGAGCACAGGAAGCAGGAACAGCAGGAGTGGGTGACAGAACCAGCCCACTTCGCAAAACACGGCTAAGAGCTTCCTCAGCATCAGGAATGGTGGCACTAGAGAGAATCTGGGAGGTAACACCCTCAAAATCAGAACCAAGTCCACACAGATAGCGAAGAACAaacatttgttcctgttgagcTTGCAACACTCTTATATCAGTACTCAAAGGCAGCAACTCATTCAACTGCTGAAAAATTTCCCTCAACTGCATATAGTAATCCTGAGCAGATTGACCCTGGCGATCAGTAGTATAGAAAGATTTATACGTATCGTATAAGCGAGACAAATTATCCTTCCCAGCATACATATTTTGCAGATAGTCCATAAGTTGTCTGACATACTCACAATGACGAACCAAACCAATAATAGACGCATCAATAGAGTTCTTAATACCCAAAAATAAACAGGCATCATCTGCCATCCAATCCTCATCATCTGTCTTAGGATCATCAGTTAAGTGACGGGTCTTCTTGATGCTACGCAAATAAATCTTAATTGTTTTAGACCAGTCTAAATAGTTGGAACCCGTCAATTTATGATCAGTAATCTTAGGAGAAACTGTCATAATGCTACTAACCACATTCTTACTAGATTCAACTTTCTTATCCTTGTCCTGAGCCATTTTAGCAAGGAAGAAACACAACCCAACAAATTTCAGCAAAAAAGAAACACAAACAGGGACCAACCTTCACGGGTGCGAAAACAAAAGTTGCCGGAACACAAAATAAAGTGGACAGGGAGGCCGATCAGAGGGAGACGAAGCCAACGGTGTCGGTCGGAGTTGGATCGGTGGCCGGAGGTGGCCGGACGCGCCGTCACGCGCCGGCGCGTGGAGGAGGCTCGCCGGAGTTAAAGTGGCGCGTGCGGTGCACTCGCCGGTCGGAATGATGCCGGACCACCGCGAAACTACCGATCTGGGGATGGGTAGACGGATGGGCTGGGAGGTGAGACTCGGTGGTGACCGGAAATATGTAAATCGGAAGAAGGTGGAACCCTAAATCAGTTTGCACACTAGGGCAAACACAAAAGAAAAAACGATGCACACTAGGGCAGGCTCTCATACCATGTAGTTTGGGAAAACTCAATAATGTATTATTGGAACATTAGGTATTTATATACAAAGTGGTATAGATTCTAATAGGTCCCTGAACTAATATGCTAATAGGTCCCTAAActattatctatatataattacatacATTACAAAGACAAAATCAGATCTttcaaaaaatgaataaaattaaaaataagttttgttttattggggaaaaaataataattcacgTGATAATTGCCAATTGTTCCATTCAAAATTTTCTAATAAAGGCTTTGGCTATGTTTTATTGCAGAACCTCCTTTTGATTTTCTTGACTTGGTCTTTTTCCGAGTTGGTAGCAAACTCAGTCTAGAAATTTACATGTGATGTAACTATCTACAATTGAATTCAGCTAATAATTTGAAAGGTTAATATAGTTCGGTCCCCTCctgaatttgtataattttatataacaCTTCGTGTTTTCATTATGTGCTATGGCATTAATTAGCGTCTCCAATGCATCTTGTATATCCTATTAGCATTCTCAATCCACTAAATACAACACTTCGTGTCCTTCGTATCCTTCAggtttttatatttgttttaaagcaataagaaaatgattcaCATCCTGATGCAGAATGTATATTGGAATGAATGCAAAAGTTGGCTTGGAAGGTGTCAATGTCATGAAGGTATAAAATGGGTCAAACGTATAACAATTTTTGAGTTCAGGGGTGTTATGGATCGGTCTCGGGTTTGAGGACtttaatcttaaatccacaaagatatttcttctctagctaaaatagaaggagttaatcccgagGTTTACagactaaatccgtaggaaatgAACATTAACACGAAGATAAAGAAAGAAGATAGAAGATAGAATTATATTGATTAAAagttgaaaaccttaacaaaactACATAAAGAAAGAAGATAGAATTATATTGATTAAAAGTTTCATTTCCTTACAAAGAAAAGATCTTATATAGCTCATCAAAATAAAATGCAAAAGACTAAAAAGCCTAACTAGGGTTACAAATAATAAAGAGTGATGTGGTAGAATAGGAATGAAATGCCAAAATGAAATATAGGAAATTAAAACAATAAGACAAACAATAAGGTTAAAACAGTATAATTGTAATTAAGAGATGTAAGTAATTGGGGCAGCCTTAGTCCCCTTGTCCCCTAGCCTTGTGTGTCTTCTTCTTGGCTGAAAAGCTGATTCATCGTcgctaaaaattaatatttcgCCGCTGAAAGTGAATTTATTGTTGCTGATTCATCGTCGCCAAAGATGGAGCCACTCGCCCAACTCCTTTTGGGTAGGAGAAGccccacacggcgtgtggggGCAAATCTGGCCCATATCGGCCATTTGACCCACGCACCCGATCTCACCTCGTGTCATGCCCGATTCACTGATTCCTTTTGCCGCCACTTGAACCCTTGAGGAAATACTCCGCATCAAGGAGTTGATAGGTTGACTATTAAATAGAAGCAGTTAAGTGATAAAATGAGACAAGTTCATAAGGCGACAAAGGTATTAAGCCTAATTTCAATTATCTAAGACAGGAATGACTTTTATCCACACACCATGGTAAGCTAATGGCCGCGGGATACTAAAGAACTCCTTTATTGCAACCTTATTGTTGTCcaactaaataaatttttatttttaatatattttaaagattaaagtttataaattaataatttaagatatatttttaatatctaggatttatgaattagggtttagaatttataaCTAGACTATTAAAGCatactttatttgttatatatcgagaattaatttttatagcattttaattataatttttataactaACTATGATCATGAGATAAATTATATATCTATGACCACTAATTCTTATCCATTTTCGCGTTATGGTCATTgctaaaaagacattaaaatatcCAAATAATTGATAGGGAGGTCattaaaataagaaaacaaCTTCCATGCTCAAATAAAAAGTTCCATTCAAATGCACTAAAGCAATAATCCAGAATATACTGCTAACTAGAATATCAAGATCTTATGGAAACTTTGCATGACATTGTGTTTTACCATTTCCAACATATGTACGGAAAACAGAAATATTCGAAAACTGATACAAAACGTTTTCGTGCACATTTCCACTTTCTATAAGTATCCAAAATATGAAACGCCGTCTTTTAGTTTTTAAACGATTTCTTTTGTCGATTTCAACTAAAAtccttaaaatttaaatttttttattttgcaatTCTTATTTTGTCTAAAGTTAAGAAAATTAAAACTTCCTATTTGACTAATAATTATTTCCTTCTATCCGATAATTT encodes:
- the LOC136220342 gene encoding putative expansin-B2 — encoded protein: MAILLQNSISFTIKIVSFLLLLNSFCYSFKPKFFNVSNLQSDSDWASGGATWYGSPTGAGSDGGACGYQNAVDEPPFSSKIAAGGPSLFKSGKGCGACYQVKCTSNSACSGNPVKVVITDECPAGGPCTAESVHFDLSGTAFGAMAVSDKADQLRDAGVLRIQYKRVECNYPGRSLSFHVDVGSNPYYFATLVEYEDGDGEVGSIQLKQALDSSSWVPLQQSWGAVWRLNSGSVLRAPLSLKLTSLESGETIIASNVIPAGWQPGKTYRSIVNF